DNA from Mesorhizobium sp. DCY119:
GCTCAACTGTGCCAGCGGCGTATGCACGACCGGGCAGTCCTCCAGGCATTCGATCGCCACCATCGCGATCTTGTTCTCGGCAAAGCGCACGACGTCAGTGGCACCCGGCAGCGCGATGCGGCGCAGCACCATTTCGCCGACTTCCATCTCCGGCGAGATGATCACGTCGATCGGCAGATGCTCGCGCGAAAACAGGTCCTGATAATGCGGCTTGAGATAGGATTGTGCGCGAATGCGGGCGATCTTCATCGGCACGTTGAACAATGCGTGAGCCACCTCGCAGGCGACGATGTTGACCTCATCGTGAAGCGTAACCGCGATGATCATGTCGGCGTTCTGCGCGCCGGCAGCTTCAAGCACTTCGGGGTGCGAGCCGTGCCCGACAAAGCCGCGCACGTCCAGCGTGTCGCGCACCGCCTGAATGAGTTCCGGCGCGGTATCGATGATCGAAACGTCGTTCTTCTCGGCGGCCAGGCGCTCGGCAATGCCGTAGCCGACCTGACCCGCACCGCAGATGATCACGCGCATTTAGCGCGCCAGCCGGTTTAGTGGATCGAACACGCTTAGACCCCGAGCGATTTGAGTTTTCGGTGAAGTGCCGATCGCTCCATACCAATGAACTCGGCCGTGCGCGAGATGTTGCCGCCGAAACGGTTTATCTGCGCGATCAGATATTCCTTCTCGAACATTTCACGCGCTTCGCGCAGCGGCAGCGCCATGATGTGCTGGTCGGACTGATTGGGCGCCCGCGGCATGACGTCTCCGATCTCCGAAGGCAGGAGGTCGGCCGTAATCGGCGCGTCGACATCGTCTGCGCGAACCAGAATCATCAGGCGTTCGATGTTGTTGCGAAGCTGGCGCACATTGCCCGGCCAGTTGTGCGCCTGCAGCACCGCCATGGCGTCATCGCCGATGCGGCGCGGCTTGATGCCGGCCTGTCGCGCAATCTGCTTGATGAAGCCGTCGACCAGATAGGGAATGTCCTCGCGACGCTCGGCAAGGCCTGGCACATGGACCGGGACCACCGCCAGACGGTGATAGAGATCCTCTCGGAAGCGTCCCTCGGCGATCATGCCTTCGAGGTTCTGGGCGGTCGAGGAGATGATGCGCACGTCGACCTTGACGCGCTTGGTGCCCCCTACCCGCTCGAATTGCTGATCGACGAGCACGCGCAGGATCTTGCTCTGCGTTTCGCGCGGCATATCGGCCACTTCGTCGAGATACAGGATGCCGCGATGGGCTTCCTCCAGCGCGCCCACCTTGCGCTCACCGCCGCCATTCGATTCCGTGCCGAACAGCTCGACCTCCATGCGTTCGGGCGTGATCGTTGCCGAATTCACCGAAACGAACGGTCCGGTCTTGCGCGCTGAAAGCGCATGGATGGCGCGGGCCGCCTGCTCCTTGCCGGAACCCGAGGGGCCGATGATCATGACGCGGCTGTTGGTGGGCGCAACGCGCTCGATCGTCTGCCGCAACTGGCTCATGGCCGACGACATGCCGATCAGGTCGAAGGATTCGCCGCTGCGCATCTTCAGTTCGGAAACTTCGCGTTTGAGCTTCGATGTTTCGAGCGCGCGTTCGGCGATCAGGATCAGCCGGTCGGCCTTGAACGGCTTTTCGATGAAGTCATAGGCGCCGCGCCTTATCGCCGACACCGCGGTCTCGATATTGCCATGGCCCGATATCATCACGACCGGGAGGCTTGGGTGCATCACCTTGATCTGATCGAGCAAGGCCAGCCCGTCGAGGCGTGAACCCTGCAGCCAGATGTCGAGGAACACCAGCCTCGGCACGCGATCGGCGATAGACGCAAGTGCGCTGTCGGCATCGTGGGCCGTTCGGGTTTCATGACCCTCGTCGCTCAAAATTCCGGCGACAAGTTCGCGGATATCTTCTTCGTCATCGACGATGAGAATGTCAGACGCCATTATCGACCTTTTCAGTTTCTCGTTCGTTTTCAACGTTCCCGCCACCTTGCCCCTTAGCCGAAGCTTCGGTGGCGGAAGGAAGCAGAATGCTGATCATCGCGCCGCGCCCGCCGTGGAAATCGGCGGGTGCGTCATGAAGTTCCAATTGCCCGCCATGGTCCTCGATGATCTTCTTGACGATCGCGAGGCCAAGGCCGGTACCTTTTTCACGTGTGGTCATATAGGGCTCGAGAAGCCGTTGGCGATTCTCGCGTGGCAGGCCCTTTCCGTTGTCGATCACGTCGACGCGAATCATCGCGCCCTGGCGCTGCGCCTGTATCCGGATGACCCCCGGTTCATTACCCTCCCGCTCCGTGGATTCGATCGCCTCAGCCGCATTCTTGATGACGTTGCCGAATGCCTGGGACAGAAGGCGGCTGTCGAAAGTGCCCTTCAGCGACTCGCTGCCGAAATCACGCTCGAAAGCGATATCGGAACGGCTGACCTCGACCAGGAAAGAGGCTTCATGCAGCGCCTCGCGCAGGTCGATGTTCCGCATTTCCGGTTTAGGCATGCGTGCGAAGGCGGAGAATTCGTCGACCATGCGGCCGATATCGCCGACCTGCCGGATGATCGTGTCGGTGCACTGATCGAAAACCTCGCGATCCTCGGTGATGACCTTGCCGTAGCGGCGCTTGATGCGCTCGGCAGAGAGCTGGATCGGGGTCAGCGGGTTCTTGATTTCATGGGCGATGCGCCGCGCGACATCGGCCCAGGCAGATGTGCGCTGCGCCTGCATCAGGTCGGTAATGTCATCGACGGTCACGACGTAGGATTTCTCGCCATGCTCGTTGTCGTCTTCTTCGATCGTCACCTGCACATTGAAGGTGCGCTCCGCGCCGGCGCGGTAGAACGTCACCTGCTCACGATATGCAGGGCGGCCTGAGCTGCGGCAGATTTCGAATACGCGGCCGACATGCGGCAGAATGGCGGACAGGTTCTGACCCATCGAGGTTTCGGCCGATATCGCCAGCATGGTCTCGGCGGAGCGATTGACGATGGTCACGATGCCGTAAGGATCAACGCCGATGACGCCGGCCGTTACGCCGGACAGAACGGCTTCGGAAAAACGCCGCCTCTCGTCCACCAGATCCTTGGCTTGCAGGATTTCGTTACGCTGCGACTTGAGCTGCAGGATCATCTTGTTGAACGTGTCACCCAGCGAGGCAACATCGCCATCGGACTGACGCACCGGCACGGAAACATCGAGATTGCCTGTGGAGACGTCGTCGGCAGCACCGATCAACTGCCGGATCGGACGTACGAGGCGATCCGCGACCGCGATACCGGTCCAGATAGCCGACAGAACGACGATCAGCGTGAGCGACAGATAAGGAAGCGCGAGTGCTACCTGCGAGGTGCGGCGGTTTACTTCCAAGCCGCGATACTCGTCGGTGTTGGCGCGCACGATTTCCCGGGCCTTGATGACCTCCGGATCGACGAGGCGGATCGTGTAGAGGTAGACCCCTTCGATCTCCTTCAGCTTGATGATTGCCCCGACGATGTTGCGGGTGCGCGGCTCGATCATCTGCGGCGTTTCATTTGCCTCTGCCGCCGCTCCGGGCGGCGGCTCCGGCATGGGAAAATCGGCGGTCGTCTCCGCCGTCATCACAAACGATCCGTCCGCCTTGATCAGTGCCGCATGTGCCAGCGAACGGCCGGCGGCCTGCTGGCTCATGAAATTGCGAAAGCCTGTCCGGTCGAGGCTGTAGAGTGCTCTTGCATTGTCTAGGTCGTAGGCCATCGACAGCGTCGTGCCCATGAGATTGCGACCGTTTTCCAGGACATAGGCATCGGCGATCGAGAGCGAGGAATTGACGATCGTCTTGGTGCGGATTTCGAACCAGCGATCGAGGCCGATGTTCAACGTGATCGAAGCAATGATCGCCACCGCAAGTGCGGGCACCGCTGCAACCAGCGCGAACATCGTGACAATGCGCACATGAAGGCGTGACGCCGCCTTGCCGGTCCGCCGCGCATTGAGAATGCGGTGAACCTCGCGCACCACCAGCGCGGCAAGGAACAGGATGAACGCAGCATTGGCGCCAATGAGAATCAGCGTCGTCGTCGGATTGGGCGTGAGCGGGGTCGCACCGACCAGAATGGCGAACGACACTGCTGCGGTCAGCAGCGCGCCAACCACGGCTATGACGCCGGGCAAAGCCAGAAGCCGCCTGCCGTCTGCGCGCGCTGCCGGGAAGACAGATCGCGAGAATATTGAACTCTGAGTCGTCATGCCGCCGCTTGCAAAGCCTACAATTGCGTTGAATCTATGCAACACATTGTGGCGATTATGCAACAAAAGTGGCGGCAGTGGTAATGTTTGACGCGATTGCGGCGGAAAT
Protein-coding regions in this window:
- a CDS encoding sigma-54 dependent transcriptional regulator: MASDILIVDDEEDIRELVAGILSDEGHETRTAHDADSALASIADRVPRLVFLDIWLQGSRLDGLALLDQIKVMHPSLPVVMISGHGNIETAVSAIRRGAYDFIEKPFKADRLILIAERALETSKLKREVSELKMRSGESFDLIGMSSAMSQLRQTIERVAPTNSRVMIIGPSGSGKEQAARAIHALSARKTGPFVSVNSATITPERMEVELFGTESNGGGERKVGALEEAHRGILYLDEVADMPRETQSKILRVLVDQQFERVGGTKRVKVDVRIISSTAQNLEGMIAEGRFREDLYHRLAVVPVHVPGLAERREDIPYLVDGFIKQIARQAGIKPRRIGDDAMAVLQAHNWPGNVRQLRNNIERLMILVRADDVDAPITADLLPSEIGDVMPRAPNQSDQHIMALPLREAREMFEKEYLIAQINRFGGNISRTAEFIGMERSALHRKLKSLGV
- a CDS encoding PAS domain-containing sensor histidine kinase, which codes for MTTQSSIFSRSVFPAARADGRRLLALPGVIAVVGALLTAAVSFAILVGATPLTPNPTTTLILIGANAAFILFLAALVVREVHRILNARRTGKAASRLHVRIVTMFALVAAVPALAVAIIASITLNIGLDRWFEIRTKTIVNSSLSIADAYVLENGRNLMGTTLSMAYDLDNARALYSLDRTGFRNFMSQQAAGRSLAHAALIKADGSFVMTAETTADFPMPEPPPGAAAEANETPQMIEPRTRNIVGAIIKLKEIEGVYLYTIRLVDPEVIKAREIVRANTDEYRGLEVNRRTSQVALALPYLSLTLIVVLSAIWTGIAVADRLVRPIRQLIGAADDVSTGNLDVSVPVRQSDGDVASLGDTFNKMILQLKSQRNEILQAKDLVDERRRFSEAVLSGVTAGVIGVDPYGIVTIVNRSAETMLAISAETSMGQNLSAILPHVGRVFEICRSSGRPAYREQVTFYRAGAERTFNVQVTIEEDDNEHGEKSYVVTVDDITDLMQAQRTSAWADVARRIAHEIKNPLTPIQLSAERIKRRYGKVITEDREVFDQCTDTIIRQVGDIGRMVDEFSAFARMPKPEMRNIDLREALHEASFLVEVSRSDIAFERDFGSESLKGTFDSRLLSQAFGNVIKNAAEAIESTEREGNEPGVIRIQAQRQGAMIRVDVIDNGKGLPRENRQRLLEPYMTTREKGTGLGLAIVKKIIEDHGGQLELHDAPADFHGGRGAMISILLPSATEASAKGQGGGNVENERETEKVDNGV